One genomic region from Anopheles bellator chromosome 2, idAnoBellAS_SP24_06.2, whole genome shotgun sequence encodes:
- the LOC131211178 gene encoding serine/threonine-protein phosphatase PP1-beta catalytic subunit yields MVDHVLDVDNLIQRLLEVRGCRPGKSVTMPEEEIRSLCLKSREIFLQQPILLELEAPLKICGDIHGQYTDLLRLFEYGGFPPEANYLFLGDYVDRGKQSLETICLLLAYKIKYPENFFLLRGNHECASINRIYGFYDECKRRYNVKLWKTFTDCFNCLPIAAIIDEKIFCCHGGLSPDLNHMEQIKRIMRPTDVPDTGLLCDLLWSDPDKDVKGWGENDRGVSFTFGVDIVAKFLLIHELDLICRAHQVVEDGYEFFARRSLVTLFSAPNYCGEFDNAGGMMSVDANLMCSFQILKPSEKKAKYQYSGTSSQRPQTPQRNQNPTNKRK; encoded by the exons TCCGGGGATGCCGCCCAGGGAAGTCAGTCACGATGCCGGAAGAGGAGATCCGCTCGCTGTGTTTAAAATCTCGTGAAATTTTCCTCCAGCAACCGATCTTGCTGGAACTAGAGGCTCCACTTAAAATATGCG GTGATATACACGGTCAGTACACAGATTTGCTTCGGCTTTTCGAGTACGGTGGATTCCCACCGGAGGCCAACTACTTGTTCCTGGGTGACTACGTCGACCGGGGTAAACAGTCGCTGGAAACGATTTGTCTACTGCTAGCCTACAAAATCAAGTAtccggaaaactttttcctgTTGCGCGGAAATCACGAGTGTGCCAGTATTAATAGGATATATG GTTTCTACGACGAGTGCAAACGGCGATACAATGTGAAGCTGTGGAAGACGTTCACAGACTGTTTCAATTGCCTGCCCATTGCCGCCATTATTGACGAGAAAATCTTCTGCTGTCACGGTGGTCTAAGCCCCGATCTGAAC CACATGGAGCAAATCAAGCGCATAATGCGGCCGACGGATGTGCCCGATACCGGTTTGCTGTGCGATCTGCTGTGGAGCGATCCGGATAAGGATGTGAAGGGCTGGGGCGAGAACGATCGTGGCGTGAGCTTCACGTTCGGGGTGGACATTGTAGCGAAATTTTTGCTAATCCACGAACTCGATCTGATCTGTCGAGCGCATCAGGTGGTCGAAGATGGGTACGAGTTTTTCGCCCGCCGGTCGCTGGTGACGCTGTTTTCTGCACCCAACTACTGTGGCGAGTTCGACAATGCCGGCGGCATGATGTCGGTGGACGCAAATCTGATGTGTTCGTTTCAG ATTTTAAAACCatcggaaaagaaagcaaaatacCAGTACAGTGGCACCAGCAGCCAACGGCCACAGACACCCCAGCGCAATCAGAATCCAACAAATAAACGGAAATAA